Proteins encoded in a region of the Sphingopyxis sp. OAS728 genome:
- a CDS encoding DUF1295 domain-containing protein — protein sequence MSDALLLLAINFGGLLAMILLMWGIATLIRDVSFIDAFWAFGMVLLAWGTWWQVGAEGAHAKLLLGLTSLWGLRLAIHLTIRWATHGEDPRYKKILAGSMEKRKWSWAQTALVMVFLTQAPLLFVTCLPAQIGIWASATAPDGSVGALGWIGAVAALIGIAFESIGDAQLDAFRKNPANKGKVLDTGLWRYTRHPNYFGDALAWWGIWLVVADLGWAPALASIIGPIFLTFTLTRWSGKALLEKGLRKSRPDYADYIARTSGFIPWPPKTKA from the coding sequence ATGAGTGATGCCCTTTTGCTGCTTGCGATCAACTTCGGCGGGTTGCTCGCCATGATCCTGTTGATGTGGGGCATTGCGACATTGATCCGCGACGTGTCGTTCATTGACGCCTTCTGGGCGTTCGGCATGGTGCTGCTGGCATGGGGCACATGGTGGCAGGTCGGCGCGGAAGGGGCGCACGCCAAGCTGCTGCTCGGACTTACCTCATTATGGGGGCTGCGGCTCGCGATCCATCTGACGATCCGCTGGGCGACGCATGGCGAAGATCCGCGCTACAAGAAGATCCTGGCGGGTTCGATGGAGAAGCGGAAGTGGAGCTGGGCGCAGACCGCGCTGGTCATGGTATTCCTGACGCAGGCACCGCTGCTCTTCGTCACCTGCCTGCCTGCGCAGATCGGCATCTGGGCGAGCGCCACGGCTCCGGACGGCAGCGTCGGCGCGCTCGGATGGATCGGTGCAGTGGCGGCGCTCATCGGCATTGCGTTCGAGAGCATCGGCGACGCGCAGCTCGACGCCTTTCGCAAAAACCCGGCGAACAAGGGCAAGGTGCTCGACACCGGCCTGTGGCGCTACACGCGCCATCCCAATTATTTCGGCGACGCGCTGGCGTGGTGGGGAATCTGGCTCGTTGTCGCCGACCTCGGCTGGGCGCCCGCGCTCGCGAGCATAATCGGGCCGATCTTCCTGACCTTCACCCTCACCCGGTGGTCGGGCAAGGCCCTGCTCGAAAAAGGGCTGCGCAAGTCGCGGCCCGACTATGCCGACTATATCGCGCGCACGTCCGGATTCATTCCATGGCCGCCAAAGACCAAGGCATAG
- a CDS encoding ribose-phosphate pyrophosphokinase encodes MAAKDQGIGAEATAADVSALGDAPRIRAILTAAAREGRSVSYSELLGDLGFRFTRPKMRAVCRTLEEVDRLCAMDGEPDLAVLLVRESDRLPGQGWWVGGTALLLGYDGPWEGPAAARFIRGQQQLAFDYWAER; translated from the coding sequence ATGGCCGCCAAAGACCAAGGCATAGGCGCGGAGGCGACCGCCGCCGACGTCAGCGCGCTCGGCGACGCGCCGCGTATCCGCGCAATCTTGACTGCAGCGGCGCGCGAGGGGCGCAGCGTCAGCTATTCCGAGTTGCTCGGCGATCTGGGCTTTCGCTTCACGCGGCCCAAGATGCGCGCGGTGTGCCGGACACTCGAGGAGGTCGACCGGCTTTGCGCGATGGACGGCGAGCCCGATCTTGCGGTGCTGCTCGTGCGCGAAAGCGACCGCCTGCCGGGGCAAGGCTGGTGGGTCGGCGGGACGGCGCTGCTGCTCGGCTACGACGGTCCGTGGGAAGGGCCGGCGGCCGCACGGTTTATTCGGGGACAGCAGCAGCTGGCATTCGACTATTGGGCAGAAAGATAG